The genomic window CCTTTTCCTAACGACgtgataaaaaaggaatgctctttctttttccccccaaaatgCATCCcctaaaaaatgacaagtTGGAAAGGCTTTCCAACAACGAACTAATTAGGAGGATCATAGAGCTGCAGAATTCGCTGATAAATATTTCTGACCATATGGAGTTACtaaaaaacagaaatagAATATTAGATGAAGAGAATGAGAAATTAGAAAATCACATAAGAGACATTGTAAATGATGTGAAAACAGAACTTACACAAaattttgacaaaaaaaagtcaccCCCGTTGAGTTATGCCCCGGATATACGTGAGGACGAAACACCAACCGATATTTGCAATGGTTGTGATAACGAAAAGAATGTTCAGCGTGAACCCTGCGAAGGGCAGACACATGCAACTCCTGACTCGGTCGCCCCTATTCCTAGAGATGCCGCTTCACCACGTAGAAACACACCATACGGAGATACCCCACTAATCGAACACACAACCAATGCGCAATCGGGGCAACACACAAATCGTGCCAcccaaaatgaaaacgaaCATAAAAACGCACAAACGAGTTTTATAAAAAATCCAAACCAACATGTAAAGATGAACCCccacaaaaaggaggggcaAATTTTGAATCTTCCAAAAGAGCATACcaaaaataacatatataatttactTATGGAAACAGAAAAGTTGAACTCCATATTTAACATTGCATCGAATGTTCTGAACACGTCATTTTTCAGCATGTCAAAAGAAGAGGATGGTAGGAGGAAGGGCAGTCAATGTGTCCAAGTGTGTCCTGGGGTAGTAGACCCAAGAGTGTTGGATAAGCATACACAAAGGGGGGATTCCAAAATTTGCAAACTGCAGCGTAACATAACGGAAGGAATCTCAGAGGCGAAGAATTATATGAACTTCCCAAGTGGAAATGTTCCTCAAGAGGGTGTGAAACTAAGGGGAGacgtggaaggaaaagagaataGAGATATAATAGACAGGGtggaaataaaggaagaagttgacGCAAAAGAGGACGCTGATATAATGCGGGAAGAAGTGCTCAATGTGGAGGGAACCCCCATTGAGTCGGAtaccaaaaggggggaagacgAAATACCTATAGAGGGCGAACACAGTCCCGATGATAAAATTACCACCCCGCTGGATTCAaaccaaatggaagaaaatataaatggggaaaaggacaaaaacgATGGGGACGATCAGGTAGAGAAGAACACACCTGAAGAGGTGGTTGCaattaaaagggaaagttaAAATGCTTTACATAGTGATAAAAATGACTAGCTAGAAGTTGCCAAAATGAATCGGTACAACATGCAGTTCTGATTCATAAAGGCATACGAATGGttgcatttttaacaaaggTAAAAAACAGCTTTCGTGCTGTTGCGTTGGAAGGGAGGCATGTAGAGCTGGTCTACCGGTATGGGCCAAATGGGACAGATAATAGgcgtacaaaaaaaaggggcacaaaaaagaagaataaaatgcaGAACGCCACAATGTAGCGCACGTTGGTCTAACTCACAAAGGTATGGTTTGCCTCCATCTGGCACAGCATGACAAACCAACAAAATGCTGCACATGAGGAAATgcatgcgaaaaaaaattactgctaatcaaaatggaaaagggcAAAATGGTAAATGGCAAATATACCCATCCTCTGCGCAACCTGTAGCCACGCGCAAGAGAACggattcacaaaaaattgacGCTTCATTTGTTCATCCCACATATACGCACACACATGTTCGTGTGTATGTGCAGTTCGAACAAAACAAATTCGAGATGCTATTTAATTATGCTCAATGGGCACGCAGCAAGCCTCATCAGACACTTTCCTATATTTTGAAATTATCCAAGCCGTCCCTGATTATGTTGTTTCCTGCCTTCGTGTAAGTGTCCAGTAACATTTTTGAGGAGGAGTGTCGCATAATTGCCTGCAAAGAAATGATTTGATAATAGTACCGTTGCGCACACATGGaaatttggcaaaaaaaaaaattacatttcggtaaagtacacatatatatacagtggaaaaacacaaacgaagaaaaaacggaatGACATACTTGAGCAACTGGAAGCGGGACAGGTGGGTTTGACGTTGCAGCAATTGTTGCAAAGGAGTGTCTACAGAAgggaggcaaaaaaatgcgtcaatgaattttaaatatttttccatttctgcgCAATTTGGGCAAAACAGCGGaaacagttttttttaaccttaaCAAGTAGGGAAatattcttctcttttttccgtCTTCGCTGATTTCGAGTCCAGCCCTGAGGAGCAAATTAAACACACAGTTTTTACGTTgaatgcacacacacacagtgACATAGCGCATAGCACTCTGTTATATCCGTGGTGAGTTATTTCCATACCGTTTGGCTGCACCCTTCAGCGCTGTTTTGAACGTTTCTGCGAAAGTGGAAGCGTGCAAATGTTGATGTGTATTCCAGCGACGAACCAACGAATGAGCAATTGCCACTAGTTACATGCGCATCACATACGTAGTGAATAATGGGCGAAAAAAGATAACTGTCCTTTTTTGCTGagtggaatatttttctctttttttgttatatttaTGCATTATAAGGAGAACCTACTTAGTGGTGTCTTCGTGTTGGTGTAATTAAACTTATTTTTGATGGTCTCCGAATAAAAGCACAGCCCCTTCAGAGGCTTCTTCTCTATCTCCCACCTGTCGCATTGGGTAGAATAATCAAGTATGCATTTGAGACGGTAAAAATGAGCCACATTACATGCGCAATAATACGAATGGACGCAAAAACATACGACTTTAGTTGTACCATTTCACCAATTCATTGTAGGCAAAATTCGTCATAGGGATGGCCGTGTTGCTATACTTGGTCTTCTGCCCTTTAatgaaaatttcttttttttcaaaattgatGTCTTCCCAAAGAATTCGCAGGACCTCGGACGGACGCAACCCTATGCCTTTGTAAATTTGGGGAAACCATATaagagtttaaaaaaaaatgtcgaaTTTTTTGCTCACATGTATGATTTACATGCTAGTGATGCTTTACGCGACAGTACCTATACTAAGGGCGAAGATGGCTCTGTGCATGTCGCCGCTGTTTATCAGCAGCAGTTCTATCTGCGCAGGGGGAGGAAattaaatggaaagaagatAAGCAAAATGAAACGTCGTGAAGCGAAGTGAATGGATCAATAGGGAACATGCGTGGGTGTCCTTTTACAAACATTCAATCGCTGCTCTTTCTCTTTACACTCCGTTTCGCTTAGCTACATGTGTTATTTTTACGAAGCTATGACACCCCCTGGACATACCTCCTTGGGAGATAGAGGGGTAATCTTCCTCCTCGGAATTGTGCTATTCTtaattttacgaaaattATGCACGCTTTTTAGGTAGTCCCGGTATAAGGCATATTTCAGTGATTGCTGTGTGGGGGGGGTTAAGCGAAATGGAGAGTTAAATTGGGATTCCTCTTTTTGAAGGTACGTATttaagcacaaaaaaaaggggggaaaagaaacagGGTAACGAAATTAAATTTCCAATGTGTGATGTCGCCGCGTGTTTGTAATTGTGCCCCACCTGATATGTGGACTGGTACAAGGCCATCGTCCTCGGTGAACAATTCTTCGACTTTAAATACCTGAAAAGGAGGTGCAGataaaagttgaaaaaaaaaaaggagaaaaaaagttataaaGTGCAACAAAGGTGCATAGTATATCCGAAAAGACGCCACAAAAACACCTTCCAATGATGCCCCTACATTCACATCTGCATTCAGCTGCGATGCAAAAACGTACTTCAAAAATCCCTCCCAGTTGTTCGGCCCCAATTCGTGCAGTTCATATTTGCCTAATTtcttcgcaaaaaaaaaaaaagaaaaaaggaaaatttgtccaaaatggtgaaatgaaaaatgtgaacaaacaCAACATCCGTTTCCACGTCGAGCATGTCCTTACTGGCAGTATGTCGTTCCAGAATCCCTTCTCCACACGGTAGGTGTTGTCActtacttcctccttcctacATATAAATGGGAGAAACTAGCAGGTTAGCAATTCACAGGTTGTCCCGCCTCTCATATGGGTACTCTTTCCCTGCACATTCATATACACAGTGTCTAGACCCTCACCTGAGAGGCAAGTAGATATCCTCTAtgtactttttcaatttaattttctctACCGATACGTTCGTGCCACAGTGGGCGCAAAACTTTACCCCTGGGAATAGGATCAAtgggaaggggggagggagCAATAAACAACGGGCATTTGCTCCGATTGGTAATACGTACTCACATGCAAATACGGTTACATTGCATGTGTGTTTATAGACGGTGTCATTATTCCTACTTGGCTTTAATATCTTATTGCACGTTCTACACTTAGTCCCATtcgtcgtttttttcttccttttccttttttttattttccctgcCTTGACTTTCTTCCCCCCAGTGGTGACTTTCTTCACGCTGCGGGGTGAGAGCGTGCCGTCGGTGGTGTCTGTCTCGTCCACCTCGCCCGGTTCGTCTAACAACTCATCCAGTTCATCTTCCGTTTCGTCCGCTTCGTTTGCTTCATCCTCTTctccctcttcctcctcatcgtggCTCTTCAGGCAGGCGCCCTTCCTTCTCACAGACACGCCCATGCGATTAGGACATTTCTTACCGATGTGTGCCAACTTGTCACCATTTCTAAATGCAGTGAgatgaaaaatgtgtaccTTCTGGATAAAAAAACTTGTAGCCTTTTCCATACATTTtaagacgaagaagaagcagagaGCTTTTCCCAAATGATGCATGGTTtagtttccctttttttttttttttttttttttttttttttttcaaatttggaCTGGAGGAGAATCGCATGATGCGAATTAGGTAGCCACATAAAAGTCGCGTTTTTCCTTATCCCTTTCCGTTTACTaccacatttttccttcgttcatttttactCGTACATTTTCGTGCATCATTTCAaacatttcccctttttggcatTAGTGTTTCGCGGCTGCTATGGGGGACTCACTAAAAGGAGCTCTCCTAGCCGATGtgcttctatttttggtACTTCTTAAAATGTACCCTTAACTAATCTTCTGTCACACAAGTAAAACAGTtgcaaaaagagaaaaaaaaaaaaaaaggggggggaaataccGATACAAGATTgattctttttgtttttttaaaaataagtcCCCCACCGGGGAACGAACCTTCCCTTAAATATGTGCGGCATATATTCTCCAAAAATGTCGCTAGgagaatgaagaaatgaaaaattgaaaatgtaaaaaataagcgAGACACAATTGGCGCAGGAGTAATTTTCCCTTCGATATGAGGAGTTATATGTGGAAAATGCCTTAGGGGCAGAATTGCTCTGCAACGTTTGTTCCCAAATGATTGATGCATAACATTTTTAGGAAATTATCTTCCTCCccaatttgctttttttttataaaaatttgcaacTGGCATTGGAGTAACCCTCTTTTTACCTTTTGTGCCGAAATAATTACTCCAAACGAAATGAGAACGGAGGGAAGGACGAGGGACGGCTAgcactttatatattttatgggTCCTCGCACGGATGAACTTTACATACAACACAAACCTATAATGCATACATTTAGAAGGGGAcgtttcttcccttcccatgATCTTTACACCATTGTGCGCGTTCAATTAGATAGCTCCATTTGTTATATTATTCTATTTGTAGCTtctaaaagaataaaatgacaaaatagGATCGTGCCTAGACAGAACAGCGTCAACAAGTGCACTGCACATGTGCTGAGTTTGCCTCCCTAGGATGgccttttcatttgttcacatttgCGCAGCGCCGGTGGCGTGAAATGCTCCTTAGCATTTACTTAAACAGGGGTAGGGGAGACACAAAATGGGGTAAGTTTCGTAACCGTTTTAAATAGGCACTTctgtatatgcacacacgcgAAGGCAGAGGCACACCTGGATGCATACACAAGGGGAGCTCTAAAAATGTTGGCCAGTGTGTTAAGACTAAAATGGAACAACATGGACGAATGATGAGTGAAAAATTAGAACAAACGGGGGAataatggaacaaaaaaaaaaaaaagatcatacAACGTTACAAGGaaattatataatatagaGACAACTTCGGAACaacattcacatatatgttttCAAATCTGAGGTGATGTTGCTTCAGGGGATTTTCCTCTCCTGTGTGCACCCCATTTTCcactgtttttattttagctTAGTAAAAATAACTGTAAATAATGCGCGTGTCTGTAGGCTAAAATTATCACCATATGTTCTGGCCTGCTCAGCTCATCGTATGGGTATCCACTTGGCTTATCAtttacttcaaaaaaaaaaagctgcaCAGAGCGAGGTACGCCGCTAAGGCAGGTCTCAGCAAATTCGAAGgggcacgaaaaaaaaaaatagtgcgCAGCATGAAGACAGACGCTAACGCAACCATCATGCACAAATCTACACGCCCTGagcacttaaaaaattaagcaaaaaataaacaaaatataaacaaataaatagctaaataagcaaaatagaagcacacatatacatatgtgcgcaCACACaccgttttttccccctcgaAGGGGCTCTCAATATTAAAGACACACTTTAATCATGCGTAAATTTTAAACTGTgcaatttttctcctttctatGGACTGTTTACGACATATTAGACAAATAcaaagatttaaaaaaaacattaaaaaaaaaaaaaaaaaaaaaaaaaaaaaaaaaatttgaaagcTTTTTTAAATCGCGCACATGTATGCAATATAGACGCATACACGCACGTGCATTCGTACACATGCGTTCATGAGgctgcttttctttttaaagatgTGCCATTTGTAAGAGATGCTCAGTATGtaacaacaaaatgaatgcgtgtaaaaaaaagtagcttAACCATTACCGTCATAATAACTATGATCAGAAGAATAAGCGTGGAGTACACACACACGGAAAAAACAAGGCGCATACGTTTACGCATAAACCTCGTAACGGCTTCAAACACGACTGCTGGCGTGGATGGATTATTAACGCTCGCAGATGTGACATGGGGCTAACACGCTAAAAAACGGCTACACGGGATAAGCTGCATAATCCGCATAAGCGGCACAAACGACATACACGCGATTACGTAGGCGTGCACACCCCACTCACAAATTTTGACATGCCAAatagggtaaaaaaaaattggtgatAAACTTGGAAAactaaaaaaaggcaaacaaGCAATTAACAATGACAGtggtacacacacaaatatatatacagatgtatatgtatatgcacatgccCGTGTGTGGAGCCGGCATTTTTAATTAAGCAAAAAAGCTGCAACTCGAATTCATTGCGCTCGCTAAAATCATAACGTCGAAAGGTAGTCTAACGAAATGACAACGCATCATTGCTTATTAATAAGtgacaacataaaaaaaaaaaaaaaaaaaaaaaaaaaattaataagtTCTACATTATTACGGTTATTAACACAACGGTAACTCTAACTGACCCACGGCTTCATTGTGACATAAcccaaaaaaagcaacattGCAAATAACTTGCCAAATCCGttttgcaaataaaaaaaaaaaaaaaaaaaaaaaagtgtctaCAATTAGCCCACCCCACATAATGTTACACTAACGCAACTCCTTATCTCCACGATATGCTCAAACAAATAGTCCGTTCCGCCCATTCAGacttgtgaaaaaaaacgttcTTGCAAActcccccacacacacagatACATGCGTCACTGATACATGCGCGCGTCTCACTCGAAGGGGTTGTAACTGTTCAAATGCTTCGACAGCTTTTCCATCATCTCCATCTCGTTAAAGTCTGATTCCTCCTGTGCATCGCTCTTACCAGCGACATCATAAGTGAGATGCTCCACGTTCTTTTTGTTTCggtttttttccactttccgGTCACCCTTTGGAATGACACTTCTATAGTTATCGTTCCTTTGCTCATTATTGATGGAGTTTTTCTTGTCCACCGTGGAAGTATGGGCCGGGTTCGCATTTTTAGTAAAAGAATGATTACCATCCTCATTGCTGTAAAATTTGGacaatatttccttttcacttaaCGGTTTCGCACTACTGCTTGACATAACACTAGGTCTGCTGGCACTATTACGATGGTTATTGGCCATATTGGGATCGGTTGCCACGTCCGATTTTGCCGATCCTTTAATTAAATTTAGTAGGTACTTCCCAGGCTCATTCGAATGACTGCTGCTGTTATTGCTGTCTTGGCTAGCCTTCTTCGAAGCAACAattcccttttccttaatttggTGAAGATCCATTCCTTCACCATCCAAATGAgaatattcccttttatcAATCACTTTCCTATTCTTTCTCAAATCAGCTGgggttaatttattttttccattagaGCTTCCCCCAAAGGAGCTACGGCTTGGTACACTTCTATATTCATGAGCACCTTCACCACTCATCCCGTCACTTGTTATTCCTAAAATGCTCTCATTCAAATGTTCCGCTACGTTCGATTTGTCAACCAAATTGTTActatccttccttttgttcatataacTGGTGTCATAACATGCACTTCTACTTTTATAATTTACGTCGCCCGATAttatgtccattttgtcATTCCGATTAGCTGTATTTAGAATGTATTCATTCGGAAGGGGGGCATTCCCACTACGGTTCGTCTGTGTATCTGTTTTGTAATTCTTCCCATCACTCATGTGATTGTATCCAATGGAACTCTTATGTAAATCGACAAAATGGTTTACTTCCTTTTGGTTCACATCTCCTCCCTGCACGACGGCGCCATAGCCTTCCTTCAGCTTATACTTTCTTAACATTTCGGTTCGAATTATGTCTTCGCTTATAtcgcttcttctttcctccatGCGGCTGACTGCTGGGTTGATGTTAAcactttcatttttgcttgtGCGATTTGTTCCATTAGATGCACTCAGGCTGTTCATTCCGCTTACAGTGTTGATTCCGTTTAACAGGTTAATGGGGGTACTGCCAGGCATGTCCACCTGACTTCCCTTCTTTGGATCCTCGTCGCCACTCTGCCTGTGATGAACATAACAACCATTGATAAAATTCACACGTTCACTGTTGCTCTTCACTAAACCCATTCCCCTGCTACTGTCGCTCATATTACTGCTAGCACAACTAATCCCTTTCTTACCATTTTTATCATTCAGTAGAGGGAGGTTACTCTTCGACgtcctcttcattttgctcTCCAACAAGGCCTTCACGTTTTTGTACGCGTTCTCATTAAGGGCGTGAATTGGGTTCCCCTTCCCGGCATTGTTCTGGAACTCCCCCTTCGACCGCGCCATAGGGTTATCTTCATTCCTGTCATTGTTGCTACCACTACTACTTCtgtatattttccccccatgaACCAGGTTACCCCTTTCAGTGGAACCACTAATATTAATGTTGTAGTCACCCCCCAGCTTGTTACTGCTACCTACAACGTGGGGACTAATGCCCTCCTCAACCTTTGCGCTCTTATTATACCTACCAATTTTCTCATCCTTATAAACTAGCGGGGTTGTATATTCCTCTATATTGTACGTCGAATGAATGCCAAACTTCTCCTCATTCAATTTAAACATGTCTTCGGCGCTCCATCCGTTGGTGTGGTTCTCGCCAAACGTTTTATCATTACACGCATCTTGCGTTTTATTCTTTGTGGGTACATAATACACGGAGGTATCATCTAAAGAATGATATGCACTCTTCaaacttaattttttatatcgATTTTGTATCTCCTTTTTGTCACAATttaatttgtcctttttgcCATAAACTTGCaagtggaaattttttcttttctccatGTCTTGATCATCAAAGCTTCTCAATCCCACCTCCTTCAATCTTAGGGCTGATAAATGTCCTCCCATTCGCATCTTGTTCAAGCTGTAGCGATACCCCTTCGCTCCTGCAGAATCATATTCGCCGTAATGCTTCCCATAATTATAAGCATGCGCATTGGGCGTTTTCTTGTACGCACTGTTGCTGTTCGGCCCATGGTAGGCcatactattattattattattattattattgttattattgttgttgttgttgttagtaCTGCTACCAGTGCCACTGCTATTGATACTGACACTGTTCTGTTTGGAGAGGATTGTTACTGCACTACTGCTAACTTCGCTTATGGGGGGTGGGTAACTCTCCACTCCACACAGATCCTTCTGCGCAACATTTCCGCCACTACAGCTTCTTTTCACCTCATTACTCATCCTTTCGGTGCAACAGCTGTTGGAGCTGATCGTGTTGTGCGTATTTCTCATCGCGCTATTCTTGTAATTATTTCCCACATCGTTGCTATAGTTGTTCTGATTCGGTAGTTCTCCTAAAATGGCTCGATCATGACAGTCCAACGAACTGCTTAGTAATATGTCTTTCCTCCTCAACGGCACAATGACGTCATCTACATGTTcatacacttttttatttcccatAAGTTCTTTCTCCATCCTACTATATGTACTTTCTACAACGTACGTGCTTTCCTCCCCCATGGGGTCCAAAGGATTTTTCGAATCGTTACTGTTCACATCATCGTACAATGGTGAACCTTCGAAGACAGTTCCCTCGCCTGCTATAGAACCTATTTCCTCGTTGTAATAATTTGTGCAACTCTGGTTCCTAGTCGGTTCGATGCTTCCTTTGTCCATGTTCCTATTGCTAACACTGCTTGAGGTTCTGCTGCTCTTAACACCCTCCTCATTGGTAAAGCTCCCCCTATTTTTATCTACCCCTGGGAAGTTAATAGCGCTGTTATAATTAGCATACGTTGTGGTGACCTGCTTGGAGACCATCTCTTCGTCCACGTCCTTCGGCAGTAAGTTATCATTCTCATTCACGTCCTCACTCACATCCTCATTTACATCCTCATTCACATCCTCACTCACTTCCTCATCCATGTTCTCATCGTCGTATTCTTCCAAATCGTCATCGCTTCTGAACAAACCGATATTTATTATCTCCTTCGATTTCAAATTAACCTTTTGAAGCTTTTTAATAACAGACTGGTCAAGCCCACTTATTTGATATTTATACGCTTGTATGCTGCCTGATACGAAGGAGCTTCCTCCTTTCAGATCCTTTGCAGGCACACTTCTTCTTAACACTTCGATCCATTTGACTAAATTGGGAATAAAGCGACCAACGAACCATTCGTTAATGCGCTCCTTCTTACTTTCAAACaggatactttttttattttttaaatttatatgttgAAAAAGTTTTTCTATTTCAAACCACCGAATGGCTccaatttcttttcttgtttttgGCTGAAatttcgtttcttcctttaccccTGGTACTATGAACAACTTGATGGGCTGATCTTCTATATGCGTTTCGATAAAAACCTTCTCGTCGATGTATGGGAATATGTCTATTCCTATTTCTTCATAAATTTCTCTACACGCACAGACGGAGTCTTCTTCCAATTCGTCgaccttcccctttggaaaGGACCAGCTATCCGTACTCCAACCCTTAACCAATAGACATTTCTTTAAATTATGATTTAAAAGAATTGCACCTCTCAGCGGTATAGTTCTGCAATATCTTCTCCAATTTAGGGAGAACTTCTCATGAGCTGACGGTgggacatatttttttaatattggACAATCATCACATATTAAATAACCAAATGTTTTTAAACTTAATTTTGGTAACTTGTCTGGGTGTTTTTCCTGCCACATATCATCGTACCACCAGTATGCCTCTTGAATTTGAAAGTACAAGTGCACATGATCCTTCAGTAGGAATTCGGGAAGTAAAGCTATGAACCTTCCATAGCAATCTAACAAAGCATCATCCAACAATTTCTTATCCTTAGCTAACTGCTTAATTCTGTGTGCACTGAAAATTTTCTTACATTTTGTATTGTTATTTCCATGTTTGTTTTGCGAATGTTTCTGCGCTTTGTTTTTGGCCCCTTTTACTAAATTCATTTTGTCGTTCAAAAGATGATAAATATATGTTacaaaaaacacaaaaaaaacatgatTCCATTTAGAAATGTTCAAAAATAGGGCGGCACGCAAATAATTACATGTATGCAGAACTGCGAATATGTTCGTAGAAATGCATATGAATGTGTCACCTTCTTATGAACACGAATAAAGGGCTGCTCATTTGTACAAATGGATTGAGAGGGGAAGCAAAATTTAAATTGCATACACACGTAAATCGtcttatattttccccccaaaaggaAGCTAAATGAGCTAAATCagctaaaacagctaaaatgGCTAAAATAGCCCAAAATGCTAAaatagctaaaaaaaaatgtgaaaaaaaaaaaaaaaaattattaacaaatCAACTCAAATGGGGTatgatgataaaaaaaaatattaacatatccaaaaaaaaaaaaaaaaaaaaaaaaaaaaaaagctgaaaGGACTAACTACATAtattgcacattttgtaaattaaGGATACTTCgcttgtataaaaaaaataacacatgcacatgtatgcGTATGCATACGTACGTGCTTTTACGTATACACGCTCTTGGACATGTACGCCCTTAACTAGTTAAATGCTTCTCTTGCCTTAACTACTCTACTCTTACACTAGTATGGGcacctttaaaaaaagaacgaatgagCAACAATATTAAATACAAACAGAGTAATGGTGATAAACAAAGTGGGGTTAATATAGcgaaacaaacaaaactgCGTTGGTAGATTTGTTTATTTGAAAATGGAACTTGGGGGAAAGgtccttttcaatttctcTATATGTAAGCGCCTTTTCTTACACATGGGTGTCTGCTCGGGCTCACTCGCGTATTGTACGTAGTAGCactacacatatacataaatggGTGCGTGATGGGTACGCATAAGAACGCCAGGGAATAAGAAAAAcgggtaaataaaaaattacgtgTAAATttagtgtaaaaaatggtgtACAAATTTGTGCAAACATAAACAGGAACGTAAAAAACAAGGGGCGACACGCAAATGCCCT from Plasmodium coatneyi strain Hackeri chromosome 12, complete sequence includes these protein-coding regions:
- a CDS encoding NUDIX hydrolase; the encoded protein is MNLVKGAKNKAQKHSQNKHGNNNTKCKKIFSAHRIKQLAKDKKLLDDALLDCYGRFIALLPEFLLKDHVHLYFQIQEAYWWYDDMWQEKHPDKLPKLSLKTFGYLICDDCPILKKYVPPSAHEKFSLNWRRYCRTIPLRGAILLNHNLKKCLLVKGWSTDSWSFPKGKVDELEEDSVCACREIYEEIGIDIFPYIDEKVFIETHIEDQPIKLFIVPGVKEETKFQPKTRKEIGAIRWFEIEKLFQHINLKNKKSILFESKKERINEWFVGRFIPNLVKWIEVLRRSVPAKDLKGGSSFVSGSIQAYKYQISGLDQSVIKKLQKVNLKSKEIINIGLFRSDDDLEEYDDENMDEEVSEDVNEDVNEDVSEDVNENDNLLPKDVDEEMVSKQVTTTYANYNSAINFPGVDKNRGSFTNEEGVKSSRTSSSVSNRNMDKGSIEPTRNQSCTNYYNEEIGSIAGEGTVFEGSPLYDDVNSNDSKNPLDPMGEESTYVVESTYSRMEKELMGNKKVYEHVDDVIVPLRRKDILLSSSLDCHDRAILGELPNQNNYSNDVGNNYKNSAMRNTHNTISSNSCCTERMSNEVKRSCSGGNVAQKDLCGVESYPPPISEVSSSAVTILSKQNSVSINSSGTGSSTNNNNNNNNNNNNNNNNSMAYHGPNSNSAYKKTPNAHAYNYGKHYGEYDSAGAKGYRYSLNKMRMGGHLSALRLKEVGLRSFDDQDMEKRKNFHLQVYGKKDKLNCDKKEIQNRYKKLSLKSAYHSLDDTSVYYVPTKNKTQDACNDKTFGENHTNGWSAEDMFKLNEEKFGIHSTYNIEEYTTPLVYKDEKIGRYNKSAKVEEGISPHVVGSSNKLGGDYNINISGSTERGNLVHGGKIYRSSSGSNNDRNEDNPMARSKGEFQNNAGKGNPIHALNENAYKNVKALLESKMKRTSKSNLPLLNDKNGKKGISCASSNMSDSSRGMGLVKSNSERVNFINGCYVHHRQSGDEDPKKGSQVDMPGSTPINLLNGINTVSGMNSLSASNGTNRTSKNESVNINPAVSRMEERRSDISEDIIRTEMLRKYKLKEGYGAVVQGGDVNQKEVNHFVDLHKSSIGYNHMSDGKNYKTDTQTNRSGNAPLPNEYILNTANRNDKMDIISGDVNYKSRSACYDTSYMNKRKDSNNLVDKSNVAEHLNESILGITSDGMSGEGAHEYRSVPSRSSFGGSSNGKNKLTPADLRKNRKVIDKREYSHLDGEGMDLHQIKEKGIVASKKASQDSNNSSSHSNEPGKYLLNLIKGSAKSDVATDPNMANNHRNSASRPSVMSSSSAKPLSEKEILSKFYSNEDGNHSFTKNANPAHTSTVDKKNSINNEQRNDNYRSVIPKGDRKVEKNRNKKNVEHLTYDVAGKSDAQEESDFNEMEMMEKLSKHLNSYNPFE